A portion of the Clostridium gelidum genome contains these proteins:
- the dpaL gene encoding diaminopropionate ammonia-lyase translates to MMERILWKENALPKTDKEESIKFLSKEEVSKAKNFHESFLEYDKTPLVNLEELSRKIGLGGIYLKDESYRFGLNAFKVLGGSFAMGKYLAYKLGEDIEALPYAKMTCTDIKEKLGDITFVTATDGNHGRGVAWTANRLKQKSVVFMPKGSSIIRLNNIKAEGAEASITELNYDDAVRLANKYAEEHNGIIIQDTAWEGYEKIPAWIMQGYGTMALEASEQLKDLNVLKPTHIFVQAGVGSLAGAVQGFFASEYGEGCPKTVVVESNLADCYYKSAIANDGEARAVGGDMQTIMAGLACGEVNTIGFKILKNYSKAFISCPDWVAAKGMRILGNPLKGDTGVISGESGAVTTGALYEIMTNNEYKDLKEALELDENSRVLLFSTEGDTDPDKYREIVWDGKY, encoded by the coding sequence ATGATGGAAAGAATATTATGGAAAGAAAATGCCTTACCTAAAACTGATAAAGAAGAAAGTATAAAATTCCTTAGTAAAGAAGAAGTTTCAAAAGCTAAGAATTTTCATGAAAGTTTTTTAGAATATGATAAGACACCATTAGTAAATCTAGAAGAGTTATCTAGGAAAATTGGATTAGGTGGAATATATTTAAAGGATGAATCTTATAGATTTGGATTAAATGCATTTAAAGTATTAGGTGGCTCATTTGCTATGGGAAAATATTTAGCATATAAACTAGGTGAAGATATTGAAGCTTTACCATATGCAAAAATGACTTGCACAGATATTAAAGAAAAGCTTGGAGATATAACTTTTGTAACAGCAACAGATGGTAACCATGGAAGAGGAGTTGCATGGACAGCTAATAGATTAAAACAAAAATCAGTAGTTTTCATGCCAAAGGGTTCTTCAATTATAAGATTAAACAATATAAAAGCAGAAGGCGCAGAAGCTAGTATTACAGAACTTAACTATGATGATGCTGTAAGGCTTGCAAATAAATATGCAGAAGAACATAATGGCATAATTATTCAAGATACTGCATGGGAAGGTTATGAAAAAATTCCAGCATGGATAATGCAAGGATATGGAACAATGGCATTAGAAGCAAGTGAACAATTGAAGGACCTTAATGTTCTAAAGCCTACTCATATTTTTGTACAAGCTGGTGTTGGTTCTTTAGCAGGAGCAGTTCAAGGATTTTTTGCTTCAGAATACGGTGAGGGTTGTCCAAAGACTGTAGTAGTAGAATCAAATCTTGCCGATTGTTACTATAAATCTGCAATAGCAAATGATGGAGAAGCAAGAGCTGTTGGAGGAGATATGCAAACAATAATGGCTGGTCTTGCATGTGGAGAAGTAAACACAATTGGTTTTAAAATATTAAAAAATTATTCAAAAGCATTTATTTCATGTCCTGACTGGGTAGCTGCTAAGGGAATGAGAATTCTTGGAAATCCACTAAAAGGAGATACAGGTGTAATATCAGGTGAATCAGGAGCAGTAACTACTGGTGCTTTATATGAGATTATGACTAATAATGAATACAAAGATCTAAAAGAAGCTTTGGAGTTAGATGAAAATTCAAGAGTGCTTTTATTTAGTACAGAAGGAGATACAGATCCAGATAAATATAGAGAAATAGTATGGGATGGGAAATATTAA
- a CDS encoding RidA family protein, translating to MKKIITTQKAPAAIGPYSQGVVAQGLIYTSGQLPLNPETKVLETEIKSATRQSLENCKAILEETGTSMDKVFKTTVFVKDLNDFAAVNEVYGTYFKENPPARSCVQIAKLPMDAVIEIEVIATIE from the coding sequence ATGAAAAAAATAATTACAACTCAAAAGGCACCAGCAGCCATAGGACCATACTCACAAGGAGTAGTAGCTCAAGGATTAATATATACTTCAGGTCAACTACCATTAAATCCAGAAACAAAAGTTTTAGAAACTGAAATAAAATCAGCAACTAGACAAAGCTTAGAAAATTGTAAAGCCATATTAGAAGAAACAGGAACAAGTATGGATAAAGTATTTAAAACAACTGTATTTGTAAAAGATTTAAATGATTTTGCAGCAGTAAATGAAGTTTATGGAACATATTTTAAAGAAAATCCACCAGCAAGAAGTTGCGTTCAAATAGCTAAATTACCAATGGATGCAGTTATTGAAATAGAAGTTATTGCAACAATCGAATAG
- the ssnA gene encoding putative aminohydrolase SsnA, producing the protein MKVVGNGRLITQNKENPFIEDGALVINDGKIIDYGNTNDILDKYKNVEYIDAKEKVIMPGLINTHGHIYSAFARGMNLDGPISKNFLDVLNNLWWRLDKNLSLEDIKYSAYTTLMDSLKFGVTTFFDHHASPNAVKDSLFTIGKVAEELGIRTSLCYEVSDRDGEEVLENGIKENVDYINYCNENNDNMKSAMFGMHASFTLSDESLKKCVKEAEKLNCGYHIHVAEGLADEEQCVEKYGKRIVERLNDFNILGEKTIAVHCVHADENEKELIFNTNTSVVHNPESNMGNAVGVSPALNLIKKGVTVGLGTDGYTQDMFESMKVANIIHKHNLKDPSVAWGEVPLMLFENNRKIAERHFAGKFGIIEKGANGDVIIVDYNPLTPMNESNYNSHVLFGMMGKSVDTTIVNGKIIVRNGKLLNVNEDEILNEARKVSQKLWDRI; encoded by the coding sequence ATGAAAGTTGTAGGAAATGGAAGACTAATAACTCAAAACAAAGAAAATCCATTTATAGAAGATGGTGCATTAGTTATAAATGATGGTAAGATAATTGACTATGGAAATACTAATGATATCTTAGATAAATATAAGAATGTAGAATATATTGATGCAAAGGAAAAAGTTATAATGCCAGGTCTTATAAATACTCATGGACATATATATAGTGCTTTTGCAAGAGGGATGAATTTAGATGGTCCAATATCTAAGAATTTTTTAGATGTATTAAATAATTTATGGTGGAGATTAGATAAAAACTTATCTTTAGAAGATATAAAGTATAGTGCTTATACAACATTAATGGATAGTTTAAAGTTTGGAGTAACAACATTTTTTGATCACCATGCAAGTCCAAATGCTGTTAAAGACAGTCTTTTTACAATTGGAAAGGTAGCAGAAGAACTTGGGATTAGAACATCACTTTGTTATGAAGTTTCTGATAGAGATGGAGAAGAAGTTTTAGAAAATGGAATTAAAGAAAATGTAGATTATATAAATTATTGCAATGAAAATAATGATAATATGAAGTCTGCAATGTTTGGAATGCACGCAAGTTTTACATTGTCTGATGAATCTTTAAAAAAATGTGTAAAAGAAGCTGAAAAATTAAATTGTGGATATCATATTCATGTAGCTGAGGGATTAGCAGATGAAGAGCAATGTGTAGAAAAGTATGGAAAGAGAATAGTAGAGAGGCTTAATGATTTTAATATATTAGGAGAAAAGACTATTGCAGTTCATTGTGTACATGCAGATGAAAATGAGAAAGAATTAATTTTTAATACAAATACATCTGTAGTTCATAATCCTGAATCAAATATGGGTAATGCAGTAGGTGTATCACCAGCACTTAACCTAATAAAGAAAGGTGTAACTGTAGGACTTGGAACAGATGGATATACTCAAGATATGTTTGAGTCCATGAAGGTTGCCAATATAATTCATAAGCATAATTTAAAAGATCCATCAGTTGCTTGGGGTGAAGTACCTTTAATGCTATTTGAAAATAATAGAAAGATTGCAGAAAGGCATTTTGCAGGGAAATTTGGAATTATAGAAAAGGGAGCCAATGGAGATGTAATAATAGTAGATTACAATCCATTAACTCCAATGAATGAAAGTAATTACAATTCCCATGTTTTATTTGGAATGATGGGAAAATCTGTTGACACAACAATAGTAAATGGAAAAATAATAGTTAGGAATGGTAAGCTTCTTAATGTTAATGAAGATGAAATATTAAATGAAGCCAGAAAAGTTAGTCAAAAACTATGGGATAGAATTTAG